A region of the Pseudarthrobacter sp. MM222 genome:
GATGCCGGGGATGCCGATCAGCCCGCCCAGGGCCAGGCCCGTCAGCAGTTGGGGCATCGGCACGGCCATGGTGGTGAACCGTGCAGGGTCCAGCGTCATGTCCGCGGCCGCGGCAGCCACCGGGACAACCGCCCACCCCAGCAGCGCCGCCGCGCCGCCCAGCACCACGACGGTCTGGGCCAGCCCGGCGTCGGCTCCGCGGAGGAACACCAGCCCGGAGATGGCGAGTCCGACCAGGCCGAGCGCGTACAGGGCGCCGATGCCGAGGCCCACCAGCTGCCACGGGCTGCGCCGGACACTGTTGCGCAGCAGGGTGAGCTTCAGCCTTAGAAGGTGCGCAACCATTCCAGCCCTTCCGTGTGGTTGCGGCCGCCCACCAGCTGGACGAAGCGGTCCTCCAGGGACTCGCCGGCCCGGACTTCGTCCACGGTCCCGGCCGCGAGCACGCGGCCCGCCGCCACGACGGCGACGTGGTCGCACATCCGCTGCACGAGGTCCATGACGTGGCTGGAGACAATGACGGTGCCGCCGGAGGCGACGTAGCGGTCCAGGATCTCGCGGATGTTTGCCGCGGAGACCGGGTCCACGGACTCGAAGGGCTCATCGAGGACCAGCAGCCGCGGGGCGTGGATCAGCGCCGAGGCGAGCGCGATCTTCTTGGTCATACCGGCGGAGTAGTCCACCACGAGCGTGCCCGCGTCCTGGCCCAGGTCCAGGGCGGAGAGCAGCTCAGAGACCCGGGAGGCCACCACTTCCTTGTCCATGCCGCGCAGCAGGCCCGCGTAGCTGACGAGCTGTTCGCCGGTCAGCCGGTCAAAGAGACGGACGCCGTCCGGCAGGATCCCCAGCATTTTCTTGGCCTCGAGGGGGCGCTGCCAGACGTCCACACCGTGCACGTGTGCGGTCCCGAAGTCCGGCCGCAGCAGCGCCGTGGCCATCGACAGCGTCGTCGTCTTGCCCGCCCCGTTGGGTCCGACAATCCCGTAGAAGGATCCGGCAGGGACATCAAGGCTGATGCCGTCGACGGCGATCTTGTCGCCGAAGCGCTTGGCCAGCCCGCGGAGCGCGAGAGCGGGAACCGGCGGCAGCGGCTGATTCCCGGAAGGAGAAGGGTCCGGTGGCTGAATAGTCATGTCGTTAGACTAACTGCCGCCGGTTGCCTTTCGGATCGTCCGCAAGGCGTACTCCGCACGGTCGTTGCCGCAACGGGCTACGCCCCGATTCGCTAGAACGAGTGGCGCGGGATGGCCCGTTCATATTGCGGTGGCCAGGCCAGCTCGTGCCCCAGCTCAAACGCGGCGCGCAGCCACCAGTGCGGATCCCGGAGCGCGGCCCGGGCGATGAACACCCCGTCAGCCTGGCCGGTGGCCACGGCGTGCTCGGCCTGGCCCGCCGAGGTCAGCAGCCCGACCGTGCCGGTGCGGATCCCGGTTTCACGCCGGATCCGGGCAGAGAAACCGGTCTGGTAACCGGGCCCCACCGGGATCTGCTGGTGCGCCACGGCCCCGCCGCTGGAGACGTCCACGAGGTCCACGCCGTGTTCCGCGGCAGACCGGGCCATCCGCACGGAGGCCTCGACGTCGATGCCCCCCTCGGCCCAGTCCGACGCCGAGATCCGCAGCAGCAGGGGCATGGAATCGGGAATGACGTTGCGGACGGCGTCCACCACGGCGAGGGTCAGCCGGTTGCGGCGTTCCTCGGTGCCGCCCCAGGCGTCGGTCCGGTCGTTGACGAGCGGGCTCTGGAACTGGTGCAAAAGGTAGCCGTGGGCGCCGTGGATTTCAATCGTGTCGAAGCCCGCGTCGACAGCGCGGACCGCAGCGGCAGCAAAGTCGGCGATCACGCCGTCAATCTCTTCCGGCGTCATGGCCGTGGGTGGTGCATAGCCGTCGAAGGCACCGGCACCGGGCCCGGCGGTGTCCCAGCCGCCGTCGGAGGCCGGGACGGTTCCGTGCTTACCGGAGAAGGGCCAATAGGAGGATGCCTTGCGCCCGGCATGCGCCAGCTGGGTGCCGATCTTGGTCCCCGCGGCCCCGTGGCGGTGCACGAACGCGGTGATCCGCTCCCACGCTGCGGCCTGCTCGTCGTTGTACAGGCCGGCATCCCGCGGGCTGATCCGGCCCGCGGCGTTCACCGCCGCGGCTTCGGTCAGGATCAGGGCGGCCCCGCCGGTGGCGAAGGAGCCCAGGTGCATCAGATGCCAGTCGTTGGGCACCCCTTCCCCGGTCTCGGGTCCGCAGCTGTACTGGCACATCGGCGACACCCAGCCGCGGTGCTGCAGCTGCAGGGCGCGCAGTTCCAGCGGGGCGAAGAGGGCTGACCCCACTAGAACAGCACCCGGGCGAGATTCTGGCGTGCCTTCGCGACGCGCTCGTCGCCGGTGCCCACGACGTCGAACAGCTCCAGCAGGCGGACCCTGGCCGTCTCGCGCTCGGGCCCGAAGTTCCTGCCGATGAAGGAGACGATCCGGCCGAGGCCGTCCTCGACGTGGCCGCCGGCGACGTCGAGATCGGCCACGCTGAGCTGGGCCTCGAGGTTGTCCGGCTCGTCGGCAGCCAGGCGCCGCAGGGCGTCGCTGTCCGCGGCGGACAGCGGCTGGAGCCGGCCCATCAGTTCCACCTGGGCCAGTCCGGCCTTGGCATCGGCGTCGGCCGGCATCTCCAGCAGGGCCTGCCGGTACGCGGCGGCCGCCGTGGCGTAGTCGCCGGTTTCAATGGCGTCGAAGGCCTTCTGGTGCAGCGGCGGCAGCGGCGGAGCCTCAGCCTCGTCCGCCCCCGGCCCGCCGGCGCCGATCCGTCCGGTCACACCGTTGGCGGCGGCGACCTTGAGCAGTTCATCGAGCAGGCTCCGGATCTGTTGTTCCTCGGCGCCGCCCTGGAACAGGGGCACCGGCTGGCCCTTGACCACCGCGACGGCGGTCGGAACGGCCTGCACCTGGAAGGCCTGGGCAAGCTGCGGGAAGACTTCGATGTCCGCGGCGCCGAGCACCAGCCGGCCGGCGTAGCTGTCCACGATTTCGGCCAGGGCGTCCACCAGCTCGCCGGATCCCGGCGAGTAGCTGGCCCAGAGCGCGATGACCACGGGAACCTGGGCGGAGAGCTCCACGAGTTCCTGGAAGTTGCCCTCGGTGACGTCCACCCGCAGCGGGTGGGCCGGACGTTCGGCGTCGCCGGCCTCCGGGCCCGGGGCGCCCGGTCCGGGGGCGCCTGGTCCGGGGGTGCCTGGTCCGGCGGCGGACGGCGCGGGGGGCCGCTGCTTGAGGGCGGACAGGTCGACGGCGCCCCGCAGGTTAAGCGGGTTGGCGGCAGCTGGCGGGACCGGGCGGGAAGCTGGCGAAGTCATAGCTCCACTCTAACCACTGCGGCCCTGACCGGTGCCACCACAAAGGGGCGGTACCGCTACCAGCGGAAAAGCCGACGGCCCGGCGGCAGCGGCGGAACCGCTGCGGCCGGGCCGCTGGAAGCTGCTGCTGCTGCTGCTGCGGGGCTACTTGAAGCTTGCCCCGACCAGGCCACGGGTGGCGGCCACGAGCTTCATCGGATCGGCGGACCCGGCCGGCGGAACATAGACGGCCATGGACTCGGCGAAGTTAAGGACCATGCCGGTGCTCGTTTCCTTGCCGCCCGCCAGGGCTGCCGCGTCGTCGCCGATCGTCAGCTTGTCCCCGGCCGCCTTGGGCGTGCCGTCGAACGAGAAGTTCAGCCGGCCCAGGACCAGGGCCCCGCCGTCGGCGGCGCGGAACACGACGATGCTTTCCGGCACCACCTTGTGGGTGAAGGCGAAGGTGCCGTTGACGCCGGAGGTGACCACATCCGCCTGGTAGGCGAGCGTGTCCGCAATGTACGGGGAGGACTGTCCCTCCGCGAGCTTGTCCTTGAACGGAGACTCGGCATTGGTCAGCCGGTCGCCCAGGCCCGCCAGTGCTTCCTCACCGCTGTAGAGGAGCCCCGTCTTGTCGGCAGGGGCGAGTGTCTCGGTGCCGTCCCGGGGGATGGACGGGAACGTGGTGCCCGGCTGCAGCGGCGTGGTGGCGACGAGCTTATAGTTCTCGCGCGGTGACGCCTGCGTCAGAGTGAGCAACTGCGGAACGACGTTGCCCTCACCCTGCGTCACGGCCAGGACCGAGCGCGGCCAGCTGCGCTTCTTGGTGACAACGGTGGTCAGGAGCTTGGTGGCCCGCACCGGCATCCGGGCCTCATAGGCGCCCACCTGGGAACGGATCTTGTAGTTCTGCGTGCGGACTTCGAGCTCGGCCTGCGCGACGCGGGGCTCGACCTTGGCGGCGTCCTTCGCCGCGTCGCCAGCATCGACGGCACCGGCAACCTGTTCCAGGATCCGGCGGAACTGCGCATCGATGAGGACCGGGGCATCGGCGGCCGGCTCGGCAGCCGGCGGGGTCGCGGCGGGCGCGGCGCTCGTCGACGTGCTGGGGGCCGGCGCCGGGGTCTGGCTGGCCTGGGCGGCCACGCCGGTAACGGCGACGGCGGAAGCCGTCAGCACCGCCACGACTGCGCCGGACCGTCGCCACCGGTGTCCCGCGCTGCGCCATCCGGCAAGGCTGTTCCCGGCAGAGCTGTTTTCGGCCGGGGTGGTCGGCTTGGCTGCCGGAACCTCGGAGGTCGTGCCGGCGCCGGTGGTATCCCCGGCGGCGGGGCGCGCGGCTGACTTGGCACCCGGGCGGCGGCCGAGCAGGTTGCCGAGCGCACCGCCCTTGCCGTTGCCGGCGCCCGGCTTGGGCTTCAGGACCAGCAGGGCGCCGCCGCCAAGAATCAACAGGCTGCCAAGCACCATGAACGGGATGGCCCACGGGGTCGTGGTGTCATTCGGGAACGTCATGGTGATCGACGCGGGGGCCGGCTTGGTGCCGTCCGTCGCGAGCAGAAGGGACCAGTCGCCGTCCGCGGGCGGCGTCCACGAGTAGTTCAGTTCGCCGCTGGCGTTCTCCGTGGTGACCCAGAGGTCGGACCCGGCCGGCGAGGGCGCGGTGGCCTCACCGTCCGTATGCGTGAGCTGCAGTGCCTTGCCGTCGTCGGACACTCCCGAAACGGTGTTGTGGGCCGTCGCTCCGACCCACGCGTCGACGTCGTCCGGCCGGCCGGCGGCCAGCAGGAAGCTGCCCTCCCCCTTGACGTTGATCTTGACCGTGCCGCCCTGGCGCGTGCGCAGCTTCTCGTCGAAAACGGTCAGCGGCGCGGCCGCG
Encoded here:
- a CDS encoding ABC transporter ATP-binding protein, with the protein product MTIQPPDPSPSGNQPLPPVPALALRGLAKRFGDKIAVDGISLDVPAGSFYGIVGPNGAGKTTTLSMATALLRPDFGTAHVHGVDVWQRPLEAKKMLGILPDGVRLFDRLTGEQLVSYAGLLRGMDKEVVASRVSELLSALDLGQDAGTLVVDYSAGMTKKIALASALIHAPRLLVLDEPFESVDPVSAANIREILDRYVASGGTVIVSSHVMDLVQRMCDHVAVVAAGRVLAAGTVDEVRAGESLEDRFVQLVGGRNHTEGLEWLRTF
- a CDS encoding NADH:flavin oxidoreductase/NADH oxidase gives rise to the protein MGSALFAPLELRALQLQHRGWVSPMCQYSCGPETGEGVPNDWHLMHLGSFATGGAALILTEAAAVNAAGRISPRDAGLYNDEQAAAWERITAFVHRHGAAGTKIGTQLAHAGRKASSYWPFSGKHGTVPASDGGWDTAGPGAGAFDGYAPPTAMTPEEIDGVIADFAAAAVRAVDAGFDTIEIHGAHGYLLHQFQSPLVNDRTDAWGGTEERRNRLTLAVVDAVRNVIPDSMPLLLRISASDWAEGGIDVEASVRMARSAAEHGVDLVDVSSGGAVAHQQIPVGPGYQTGFSARIRRETGIRTGTVGLLTSAGQAEHAVATGQADGVFIARAALRDPHWWLRAAFELGHELAWPPQYERAIPRHSF
- a CDS encoding tetratricopeptide repeat protein, coding for MTSPASRPVPPAAANPLNLRGAVDLSALKQRPPAPSAAGPGTPGPGAPGPGAPGPEAGDAERPAHPLRVDVTEGNFQELVELSAQVPVVIALWASYSPGSGELVDALAEIVDSYAGRLVLGAADIEVFPQLAQAFQVQAVPTAVAVVKGQPVPLFQGGAEEQQIRSLLDELLKVAAANGVTGRIGAGGPGADEAEAPPLPPLHQKAFDAIETGDYATAAAAYRQALLEMPADADAKAGLAQVELMGRLQPLSAADSDALRRLAADEPDNLEAQLSVADLDVAGGHVEDGLGRIVSFIGRNFGPERETARVRLLELFDVVGTGDERVAKARQNLARVLF